In the Zingiber officinale cultivar Zhangliang chromosome 5A, Zo_v1.1, whole genome shotgun sequence genome, catgataacttgaaccaaatacACCCTTAAAGTCACACTTAAAAGTCTAACCATGCACCATAATCTCGAGAAGCTTTGTCCGATCAACTGATATGTTCCAATCAAGTGAAACCTTTGTCCATTTGAGTAGATAGGTTTTAGACAATTGAAGGATAAGATATTTTTAATTCAAGTTTTAGGCAATTACCGGATgattatatcaatcaattgggaaATTGGGAGATAACAATTACGAAAGAAACCGTTTGAGTTGATTGTGAATAATACCATATGAATCTAGTatttagtattttgaatagaTAGTCAACTTATTTTCAACTGATTAAAGTAGTCTTGCTAGACGGATAATCACTTAAACAAGTAAGAATATATAAACCTAAATTTCTATCTTAAGAAATAttattaacaaaataaaaattcataATAGAAAGAATAAAACGTATGAATAAGATGGATAATCTCTCACAATGTATGCTCTCCTAGAGACTATGCTTATGAAATATTATAAAGAACCACTgaatatatattctccaatgtgggactaaactccCATGCAATTGCATGGCCATTGTCATTCACCTCTTTATTTTCATTTACGTTTCTAACGCACTAATACTATGGGTGAGTATGAGTATTCACTTCTCTATCACAAAGACATTTTTAAATACGCTGATGTTTTGATTTGCTGGCAACTGGCTCTCCAACTGCCTCTTTTCATCTTTCgcacacagaaggaaaaaaactACCAAAGCAGGTTTATGTTGTcgagaaaagaatgaaaaggaAACTTTACTCATTTAATGGGAGGTTCACTATGCTTGTGAGCATAGCGAGATTGTTATCTGTAGCTATGAATCGGTCATCTTTAGTGGCTAGCTGAAAACATGAATTATCGGACTGATGTCTTCAACGGAACCATACTTAATAATTTAAGAATCTCTGTCTCTAAGGAAGGTTTTGCACTTCCCACAAATATGCGTTCGATTCATCATTCCATTGTGCCTGAAACTCAGTAAAGGCCGGTGATACATCTCTAACCCTTCACTGCATTTTGATGACAATCAGATATTACAAAATTCCAGGAAATTGGCACTGTCTCATTTTGTTCTTTTGTGTAATGTGGTCATATGCCTACATGAACTAGAGGATCAGAAATGGGAGCTGTTATAATCTCCTTGGAGGCTTCAATGTGTACAACATAGCCTAATTTGCCAATTGCCATATCGTACAACTTTCAATTGTGATGGTCTTGCAACTGTTGATCATGGTGCAGCAGGAATTGATTTTAAACTTTATGAGGGTATCGATGTGAGTCAGATGGAGCAACTCTGCAATCGATGACAAACTTCGAGTAGGGTGCCGATGGACAGGTTAGATGGGTCACCTCCTGGAAGTAGGATACTTCAGGGACCAGCATGCTCAGCTAAACTCCAAAACACTGAGAATTTGATGGTCCACCTCAGTGCAAAAAACGCAGCAGATGTTTCTGCACTCCTCTTCAATGCTCATTCAATCTCATGCTCATCTTGAAGGCCGAACTGTCCTCGTTTCGTGATATAGCACAATCAGCTGATGTCATCCCGAACATCAATTAAAGCTCTATAGCTGCATAATAATGGTGAACTATTAAGATGGTAATTCCTGTTTTCGACAGCGCAGACGAATCATTGTTTGCGGTGGCAATGAATTAAGCCTATCGTGCTCGATAGGTTACTGGGACCATCAGCCCTAGCAAGGACCCAAGTTACTAAACTTTGGAGGCATGCAGCTTGGTCCTGCGCTGCCGTTATATTCACTGTTGTTTTAGACTTTGTTACCTTTGATATAATATAATGCTCACCCAGGCCAGAAGTTAATGAATCTTATTCAATAGCTGCCTAAGTAAAGCAAGCAGCAAGCTCTCTCTTAGCGGCTTGAAGTTGAATGGCTTATGTCCCACTGACTAGCAGTTGGTGCAGTCTCACGCAGGAAAAGGAGTCAGcttgtgaattttgaaatttgcTCAAAAATGGCTGAAAGTGTCTGAGAAAAACAAATAGAAGATTCTTGATATCAGTTCGAAAGATGGTTCAGTGACGTTTCCCTACACATGGAAGTAAAACTGCTCGCCTTACATAAACGGATGCCTCTTTTTTATATACCCAATTCAGTGGTTGCACTCTGATGATCCTGTTTGTACGCTCCACTGTATTAAGTATAGGAGATTAGTAGATCTTCTGTCAATCGCAGTGGCTGCTTATATGTCATTAATCCTGCTACTGCGGGTGTGTCAGCTGGATTGATTGACCTGACGGCTCAGCTCCAATAATGAGCCACCTGGATTGTAGCGCGAATCTTTGCCCCTCCCCCATTAGTCCAATTGTTGATTCACGATAGGTTGCATAGAAGCCTTCAGAAAGCACACATCTGACACTTCTTACGGCCGTCCTTCACTTGATGACGACGATATGTTCATCCACGTTGAGTGATGGCAATCGCATAGTGGGAGAGAACTCCTGGTGCTCCTCACATGTTGAAAGAAATGATCGAGAGGGTTAAGTCACGATCGCCTTCTCCTTTCTTCTGACCCCGTGTTGTCTTTGGAGACATGAAATTAAGTCATTCATTGCCCCATGTTGAAACAAGTTCTCAGGTCTGATGCATtaattcatcataaattaaacCTGTCTTCAATATTTGCATGCATTAGTGGATCAGTTGGCCACCACAAGAAATTGTAGCTGGCCACGCTGGCCAGTTCATCTGCGATGTACATTCATTGAATTTCTACGAGTAAATCCACCAAATGCAGTCAAATCTGCATAGATTATACTTGTTAGGTTAGCTGACATCAGCAAATTATTGCCAACCCATGAGCTTTCTTCTTAGAGTTTGCTTCGCCACCTTCTATATTATTCCCGCTTCTGTTCTGCTCTCTTATCCAGAAGTCCAAGAAGGGCCATGTGACATGAGCACAGGGCACCATTCACATagaaaaaacaaaggaaaaaaaaaatcacaataatGTGGCTTAATTTGGTTTCACTTTCCCAAACATGGAGTGAGAAGACCACCAATCACCCATTGCTTTGGATTCATCCATAAAGGAGGAAGAttgtctatttttaaaattaatcgagaattatttaaattaaaaaaaaaaagacatgatGACCCCTCGTGTTCATCACATATCCTTTGGTTTTCAATACAAAAGCCCTGTGATCACAGCCAACCAAGTGGCCCTCACTCCATTCCTGCCATGGCCATGCAAGTGCTTTCTTCTCTCCAAAGATTCCCTAATTAACAAACAACGCCACAGTTGCTGCTCTCTAACACATGGCCACCTCTTGAAGTTATGGATAATTTACGTAGGTgccaaagcaaagatgatggttcGAGACCAGAAAACGTGGGAAGATAGGATAAGCGTCCATATAGAGATGTCACGTACGTTGGCTCTCCATGTGTCgattgatcaattgatcgatccaTGAGATAATAACAATTATAACTTGACAGAAGGTTTTCGAAATGTTCAGAGAGGTCATATACAAGAAACCTTTAAAGTAACCACTGAATCAACTTCGAGCCCCAAATACTTATGCACAGCTTAGCCAACTATTCTTCATTGCTTCGTCGTACTCTCTTGAAACTAAGGAATACAGTAGGATGAAATCTAGCTAGTTTTTTGTCAGGAAGATTATGCTCGTAGGGTCTCTGTTATGAAACTCAGTCTGCAAAGGTGAACTTTCAACTGTTTTTCTTTGAAAATACAGTGTGGGACTGACTGCAGCCCATTTTCCATCATTGGCACAAGTTTCATCCTGGTCAAAACACAAGCCCATACAGTGCCATAGGATAGGATCCTTTCATCGCTTCATTAATAATAGAGAAAGTTTCTGGGGGTATGGAAAAGCGATATATACACACAGAAAAAGGAGGCAGCCCTCTCGCTATTCGTAGCCGTGCAGTTGCTGCCCCTAAATTATTATACTCGCTCACTTTTATCTTCAGGTACAATGGAATGTGAGAGGGCAGTAGCTATACTAAGGTTGCGAAACGTGCCTTCTGCCCTCAGTGTTTGCGCCATCCACTTTCACATCACCAGCTCATGGGAAGCAACGAAACGGCATCTCCCCTCCTTCTCTGTTTCCTTCCTCTGCAGTTTCATGGATCGAACGGCTCCAGGCTAGAGATCGAGCGGACGGGCTCTGCATGATTGCCTAGAGTGGGTGTAGTTGTGGAGGTGATCAGGGATGCACGTTGCTGCCTGCATGAATGCATGTGGGTGGGATCAACAAAAAAAATCTTTCATGTTTAAGGGACACATAAAGATGTGATGATATGACAGATAACAGGGTAAGGGAATAGAAGAGATGCTCATGGGATGCAAAAAAAACAGAGTAGGGCAgtcataaattaattataaaCAAAGTACGGAGTTAGAATCACCGGAGAAGCAAGTGTTGGATACACAGTGCCACAGGCGGAAAAGGAAGGGCTGGGGATCCTTTGAGCCTTTTGCTTTGTCCCTATCTGTGCTGAAAGGAGGGTGGATGTTGAGCATAACCTAAGCAAAGAATGTTGAAATATATTGCACAAACGGAGCTGGCTCTGTCTCTAGAGGCACAATTTGCTCACAGATGGGGGTGACTTAAGTAACTAAATGAGCTAGAAAATAGTAGTTAATTATAGCCCTGGCTCATTCATGCATTCTTTGTTTAAGCGATGTATTGTGTTCTTGAGTCAAATGGACAGATGAAAATCTAGCAAACTCGTGCTTCTTATCTAGAATCAAATCACATGATTGCAAGTCTCTATGAATGTACTTGTGTGATGTGATGTTGTATCTATCTCAATTAGGTGCTGACATTGATCTTGTTTGCTATCTGTAACATCACCTAATAAATGTGACACCAATTTTACAGTATTTGAGAACAATGAATTCGCAACAGCTGTTAATTTAATTCGCTCATATGATGTTTTTGTTTATGCCTTTTTATTCACAAGGTAATTAAGAGAGTTAAATCTCTCTTAATTATATTAAATGATCTTGTTTACCATTTAGGATGGTACCATCTGTAATTTAAAGCAAAGATGCCAATTTGCTACAGTATATCATTGCATATAATTCTGGGATCAGCTTGTTCTTTTAggaatctctttttttttaaaaaaaaaaaaatcatgtgatTGGAGATTGTTTTATCCTTATCAATTTGAATACCCAATCTAATTGAGTCCTTGTGCCAGGGAACCACATGCGTCGGACATGATTCAACTAAGCAAATAAAAGATACAATAATGCACATTCATTCTTCTaattatgagttttttttttaaataattgtcATGATATGAATAGGAAATTTCATTGTAGTTTAGCTTAAAGATGGagcttaatatatttatataacgtTCTTCTAACTAATTGAAGATTTTTTAATCAAACTAAATGAGTGATAAATATTATGGGAATTATTTACAATAGTCTAACTAATTGACGTAGTTTGAGTTGTGCGCATGAAAGCAAACCTTTGAGGGGTGTTAAAGTTGTTTGCACAAGGCCCCTCCAATTATTAAATCACTCGAAGATTGTCACAAGTAAAATGGGCAGGAAAGTATGAAGTTAGACAATGATCCCTCTTTAATTACAAACATACTTGGACATTTCTAGGTACAAGTTGAGAGAAAACTTACAGAGATTGTGACTACGCGATCTCTAAAAAATTAAGAGTTGTTTAGCTATTCAGTCATAATTTTAGTCATCGTCCTTAATTTCAAACTCCAACTATTAATCTCAGGGATTATGATAATTAATGATGATGCAGAATTGTTAAGGAACCGTATATAGAAATCATAGATCATGTTTACACTCGCATAAATGCTAGTAGTTGTGTTTTGAGAAAACCTCTAAATGGACCACACACATGAATTAGCTTATTGTATGTCTAGTGTGGGGGTAGAGGGCTAGGGGAGTTGAGCTCGGAGCAACAAGTTCAACTTTAAGGGGTTCAGTTCATCAATTGTGTTCACTTGCAAAACTCTCGAAGGGTTCAACTCATCAATTATGTTACTTGCAAACCAATAAAAGTGTACGATGTTGTCATAATAACCTCACCTAACACGTCAATCCTTTAACCTAAAATCTTTGAACatacaatttattttattacttgataaaTGGTAAATATGATAATAGGCCCAAATTTGAATTCAAAGATATAAACTTTAaatgttaaatttttatttaacttcTAGCTCAAATAGATAATAATGTGAGATTACTTCCTAGCCATGCCAGCTTGACATACAGTATATTGAACTGCATTGCAACGTTAAAATCTTATTTTATATAGGTAATTGAGTGTTGGAATGAGATGGAAatggatatttttttaaaaaaaaaaaactcatgagATGCAAAATGTAGTATATTTCAGTGGCAGCTCCATGAACATTGTGATTCAAGACATGTAAAGAGATAGTACTCACTCCAAGTTTGTCCTCGTTGAGGTTAAACCGGCAGTAAATAAACGCCGATGCGGCCACCGAGAAGCAGTCACACTCCTGCTTCTTGGACGCGGTGCGACAAAGATGGTTGTCCAAGTTCAGGCGACCCGTTCCTTTTCCGCGTCACGTGCTGCGGTGATGTCACGCCAGATCCCTCCATTACAATTACACACTCCCATAACACTTAATATAATTAAATGCTTAAGCTGCTTAATTTAATGATCACTGTAGTCGATATTAGTACGGAGGAAGCAGTAATAAATGAGATTTAATTTACCGCTTGCCTCGAAGGGGTAAGTCTGAGTCCAAGTCTAGTTGCGTTAAGATAGAGAGGGCGAGCACTGCACGTCGATGTCGTCGTCATGCGGTCAAATTAACTCGGTCTGGGCTTTGAGGGCATAAACGAGCGACACTCGCTTTCGCTTTCGTCTTCCGGGTTCTGACACTGCATTTTACTCCGCGGACTGGCCACACAAAAATCTACGTGCAGCGGGTGAGCCCAGAACCATGAAGCGAAACCACGTCACGCGGACGCATCCGTTTATTTATTGTTCCTAACAGAGGGGCATTATCGTCAATGTGCCGCCCATCGCCAACGCTTTAAAAAACTAACGGAAGTTGCTTCATGAAATGAGCGAGGAGCACAGGCTTCCCGTGTGTGAGCGGGAGAGGAGTGAGTTGGAGTTGGGAAGCAGAGGAAGCTGTCGACGCggaaaagaaaggaggaatgttGATCGAGATGACGCCCGGCGTCGTCAGCCATGGAGGAGTCCTCGAGGAGCAGCGCCTCGAGCGGCAGATCGGCTGCATGGCTGGGTTCCTCCAGCTGTTCGATCGTGGACATATCGTCGTCGGCAGGCGTGGCTTCTCGACCCGCCCGCTCACCACCCCTTCGGTGAGATCATGTAGCCGTGGGTgggctttttttttttaattgagtttttatttggTGTTCTAATGGTTGGACGGACGGTTTCAGATTGCCGGGTCGAGTTCGCCGTCGACGAGATCAGATTCTTCTTTGCCGTCGTTGTTTAAGGAGAGCCAGCCTCCTCCTCCCTCTTCGCCGGAGATATGCCCTTCCTCCCCAGAGAGCCGGGCAGAGACACCTGCCCGGCGGTCACTTCCCCTGCCGCTCCAGGTCTTTGAGACCTGCGACGGAGGGAAGACGTTGTGGAGGATCCGCGAAGGTCCAAGGCTCTCTCTCGACAGCCGCGCGGTGATTGACGCGAAGGGAAAGCTCCATCGGCGCCAGATCCAGACGGCTGCTCAGGTTAACACCAGAGCCCAATCTGACGCCTCCGAAGCAGGGGAGGAGCAGAGGCGATCTACCAGCGTCGTTGTGCGGCTAATGGGTCTAGAGGGTCTTCCGAGCCATCGCCACGAGGGGGGAGCCGAGACAGATGGGGCCaagctccggcgatcttcctctGAGTCACGCGTCCGGAAGGATCCATCGTGCAACGGCTTCGTTGACGTGTGCTCGATCCAAAATGAACTTCCGGCTCCTGCGAAATCTGAACAGATCTCCACCGAGGAGTTCTTTAAGTCAGTCAGCCTGGCCAAGTTCAATCTCAATAACACGAGGAAGGCAATGCCGCCATCCAAGAACGCACAGCTGCCGCGGAAGGTCTTCGACGCCGAGGACTTCTACCCGGATCCAAAGCGTCCTGGGACGCTCTATGGAGAGATCGAGAAGCGGCTAAGGATGCGAGGAATCCACGAACCTGCGAAGGACATGGAAACAGTAAAGCAAATTTTGGAAGCGCTTCAGCTAAAAGGACTCCTCCACTCCAACCCTTCTCACGTCGTCAATGGCCGCCGCAGTTCCTACAACAACCAGCGCCGGATCCAAGAAGACGCTCCAATCGTCATCATGAAACCTGTAACCAAGCCCCTACGAGGGCCGACAAGCGAGTTGCCTACGCTGCCGCCCAAAAGCGGCGCTGCACGCCAGGCCCCGCCGCTTCTCCGTCGTGAGCGCTCGCCTGTCGATCGTCTCGTGAGTGTAGGAAATGGGCGGAGGAATCGAGAGCCAAAGTCATCGGAGAGGCCGAGCTCGCCGGTGAACCGGCGACCACAAAATACGGTGGTCCACAAGAGTTTGCAGACACAAAGGAGGACCTCAcctggcgtatccccaaagtctAGTCCAAAGAGATTGGGGCCGGATTCTCTGGCTATCCGATCGCCGAGAAGCCGGCGGTTGACGGATCCATCTTCCGAGGAGAGGGCTCATTCACTGGCGGAGGACGATAACTCCACCACGTTTTCCAAAAACAGCAGTATTGCGTCCTCTCAATTGGACATCATGGTACAATTGCCTTTTCGCTCCTGCACAAACTATTTCAATTAACTCGAGATTGTTGTAAAATGTGAGTTTTGGCGCTGCAGAGACCCAAGGCAGAGGAGTACAGAGGACGAAATATCCTGGAGCGCTGCGACAAGCTCGTGCACAGCATCGCAGCTTTCACCGGGACGGTGCAATCGACGGAGTCGAACCTGCAACCAAGCCCCGTTTCCGTACTCGATTCGCTCGCATTCCTCAGCGAAGAGGGTTCGCCCTCCCCCCTAACCAAGCGCTCCATCGACTTCAAAGGTACTCCCAATACCCTACTCCTCGATCCCCTGTTGGCCCGAGTTTGTGGATTGTCACAGTTACAGCCTAATCCTATCCCCAGATCTTCTGACGGAAGACAGGGAGGAATCACAGTGGTCCTCGATCGAATCAACCATCGGAGGGGAGGCGGACGGCGGACCGGAGGGTGTCGATCCCGACTACGCCTACGTCTGTGAGGTCGTCCGCGCATGCGACCGCTACGGCGACGCGTGCGCTTCCGTGTACGCGATCCTGGAGAAGCGCCGAGCTGGCGACTCGTGCAAGGCCGGCCGTCCCCACCGCCGCCTCATTTTCGACACGGTGGCCGAGATCCTCAACCGGATGCGCCAGGTGTACCCCTGGGACGCCTTTTCGCGGGTCGTCAGCTCCCCTCCGGCACCGCGCAGGGTGGAGGTGCTACTTCGACGTGTATGGACAGATATACGGCACTTACGCGAGCTGGCATCGGAGGCGGAGTGCGGCATGGAGGACGCCGCCGTGGGTGGTGCGGTGCGGAAGGACATCGATGGAAGGAGGACAGGCGACGGATGGTCCCGGCCGGGCCCCGAGCTGTCCGACACTGTCCTTCAGATCGAGAGGCTAATCTTCAAGGACCTCGTCGCGGAGACAATCCGCGATCTCGCCACCGCTCGCCGCCTGGTTCCCCGCCGCAAGCTCGAATTCTAAGATCCAAAATCAAAATCTCGCGCTTGGATCGAGTTTGAACGGTGCCGATGTAACAAAAGTTGTAACAGTGACATTACTAAGAGGATGATTTCTTTCCCAAGGCACGTGGCCAGGTTGATATGGGCCCCCGCCGTCTGCGGATGAGCACGACGGGGGATGGCGCGAAAAATATTGAACGGTTTTTTTTGTGGCGGCAACGCAAATCCCACCAACTGCCTAACGTTGCGGCAGTCATATGGTGCTGTCTTAGGAGTCGCTTGCAATGCTCGTGCCCACGGCCCACCCGCCGTTGGAATGCTCGTGCCCACCCGCTTACTGCAATAAGACGCGGTGGGCCTCTGCTGCGCTCTAATGTCTCCATTTTGCGTACAACATGGGCCCACTCACTGCGCTTTTAGAATTACGTTGTTCTTCGTTCTTGGCTGGGTTGGGCAGATTTAAGTGGTTTTACTAAACTAATTATGCTATGGACAATTTCATGTGACTCGGCTGCAGGATCAGGCAGTGAATTGCGTCAGGTTGATTGGTTGAGTAAATTGTTCACCGATGAATACAAGGACGTTTGGGGCTGTGTATTAATGACTTCAACAGGAAAGGAGCTTTTTGTTAATTCAAAATAAATAGCGCGTGCTTGggtattttgaaatgattatgTATGATCTTATTTGAAAGCGGGATAGATGGTATACTAGATAGATGATTGAAATATTAACCGGAGGAAGGCTTTTAATCAAAGAGAAATCAAAGAGATAAGAATAAAGATTTTCTCTGCACATACTCAAAGGATCAGACAAACGTTAGTGTTAAAAATCAAGGAGGATCCCTAGCGAACGTCcttcgacgttcaagtcagtataatgtctaagtaaaaaattaaacAGTAGATATGTAGTAGAGCATATGCGTAGTAAAAATACGTTCCAAAGCATATATTGCCATCGGAAAGGACTccttttatataccacctctaatAATTAACCTCTATAATCATGAGATGACAAAGAATAACGGGTGTCATAAATTGTCGAATAAGGGAATATGTACTCTAGGAGGCGTATAGTCACCATCTTCCGTTATTCGTGTACACCCTTTTGTAACTAACGACGTTAATGAGGCGGTTAAAGGAATACGCTCTCGTAATATGTTGGCTAATAAAAAAGTAGAGTCACATTCGAGGAAGATTCTATTAAATGTCCATGTAATAACAGAAGAATATTCTTTAAGAATCAGTTGTTATTTTCTGACAAACTGTTGCGATTCTCTGACAATATGGTTCCTTGAAGATATCTTGATCGGATATTTAGTCGATTGGGTGTATATATAAAATTAGAGCACTAAGTATGGTAGGACGTTTGACCCTTAAGACCGTTCAGATATATGTTGTCTAATGTTGGAGATCTGATTATGAAGTAATGAGAAGTCAAGTCCCCTAGGTCCAGATGATTTTTAAGACCAACTGACCATATGTAGGGATACTTGTTTCTAAAGAATGGTAAACTGAGCCCCAAAAAACTCGAGCAGTACTTTCTGTCGATCATCCTTGTATTAGGAGGCCTGCCCCTGAAATGATGTCTGAGCTCTAGAAATCCGGTTAACTTTTTTTTCTAAGATTTGCCTTTTATGTTTGTTCGGCGAAGATAAGGATATTGAGTCTTGTAACCCTAGTCAGCTATATACCCAACCGCCCATGCCCAAAAGGCTGAGGAAATGAATAGTGAAAGCTTATATGTTTGACTGACTATATGTTATGTTGTATTTTGAGAATGAAAGGCTTGATCCCTAAGACCTGGACGAATATATTCTCGAACGTCCTTGTGGCAAGCCAGTCCTTTATTAAACTTGAGCGGCACGAAAACAATCAGTTATACGCTAAGTATCCTAGCAAAAGAGCGACACACTAGGCCCCTCAGGCTCGGTCGACTCTAGGGTCGGTCCTCCTTGTATTGAGACCCTTAGCGCTAGGCGAGGAGTCGTGCCTTGTTGAGAGTGATCCTTTGACTGTCACTTCCCCTTGACTAGACTGCCACCTTATCTCGACTTTGACTGTCCCGTCTTCCTGACTTTAACTGCCACCTTATACTTGGGTCCATTTGTAACAACCTATATTAGTTGCTCAGCTTGCTTGGGTGATATTTCGAAGGGAAGAAATGTATAAATTACAAGTGATCCACTCAAAAATGTCTAAAGACGAGCCATCGGTGAACTGTCTCTAGTGTTAACTAAATCGTTGGACTTCAAGAAAAAGCTAGGAAGATGGAGCCATAAGTGGAAGAAAGTCTCTGGTTAATAATGTTTGTAAGATTgttagaagaaaagaaggaaacaGAGCGTTAGAAGGATGACTAGACGGTGTCATGGCTCAGCCACTTTGACTCTCAAGTCAGTagggaaaaaaaaatgagaagacgAATATGttggtaccccgtggtagttttgatgtgatcaacaaagttaggttaggtcctgttgatatttaacccctgtgtttaagtgtgcagaagcttagaagcacaggaagtcgagtgaaagacgcaactagccagaaggacgacacgggagagagccgatgaacTCAGTGCATTCGAGAggcgaggtgctgcgaaagagtacaccgacagaTGAGAAGGACGCGCCTggcggtccgagggacgagaagtcgagaGAAACACTACTTGAGGAGAAAGTCGAaaaatgagtttgggtgagccctattccggtttgccaaaatcacccaagcgagtagagcagcggaagagctaaaAGGGAGTTACGGAgctgctggaggtgccctcattAGAGTTAAAGGTGCCTCCGTGCCTTTCAGTGggaaggcgccttagactgagcagaagtgaacgttggcaaggataaaactttatcctcgcttggctcgctggaggtgccttccaccttgttgaaggcaccttccagcatTGCATAAGGTTTCTTAAGGGTTATAAAAGATCCTTGGACCTAGGAGATAGttaatcaactcttgtattcatttcttagCAACTGTCTGAGCAATTAATCaatataagaggcttctccaccttcatcgaaggagattgcttagagccttttcatttgtcttggattaacaaccacctagattgtaactaagtaaatcccGTGTCTCATCTTTCAGtttatagttgtttaatttttttaattatactattgctactaatctgagttgaaagaacgagaaaggtGATTTTTTTACAGACAATTCACCTCCCATTGTTGGCCCCGTTGCGCCAACAGAACAGTAGTGGAGAAATGTGAATATGTGCACCTATTAATGTACCTATGCCCACAGGAGCAAACTCCTTTTATTGAGGTAACAttttatcttcattaattatgtGTCAAGCCACAATAAGTAAAACATCACATTGTTATATCTCTGCCCTATCAAATAGTCACATCGCTTATATCCTGTATTAATATAATTATACTGTCCCACACGCTATGATACTCCATGTGATGTATTTATGATGGTGTTAGCCCACAAAGCATAGAGCCTATTGGGTCTAGCCCATAAAAAAGAGGTCAAATTGGGTCAACAAAACCAAGCAATGCAGAGCAGTGAGCCGGGGGAGCAGAGCCCCTAGAGTCGAACGAGCTGATCTGATCAAAGGAAACATTGACTTGGGGGAGATGGACCTCTAGAGTAATATGGACCGCCAAAGTTCACtcttaatcttttcttttttaaggAGTCGGGGGAGCTTCTGGTTGAGCGGACTGCAGTCGGGGGAGCTGAGCCCTTAAAGTCGGATAGACGAAcggtctggacttttgctcagcgtccgagatCTCAAGACTTCATGTTGAACGTCCGATTCACGACTTGTCCAGACTTCCATCTAGTGTTTGCAACTCCGGATTTTCATCTAGAGTTCTCAACACTAGGATTTCGTCTAAAGTCCTCGACCCGCTAAAACTTCGCCCAATCCCCCGGATCAGGACTTCCTTGTCTAATCGTAGTtaagattttccacctgcctaatcgcagttaggactttcctttgcctaagattacTTAAAACTTTTCTGCatacttagttcaacttgttagaaaataagacaacttaact is a window encoding:
- the LOC121982094 gene encoding protein LONGIFOLIA 1-like, with amino-acid sequence MLIEMTPGVVSHGGVLEEQRLERQIGCMAGFLQLFDRGHIVVGRRGFSTRPLTTPSIAGSSSPSTRSDSSLPSLFKESQPPPPSSPEICPSSPESRAETPARRSLPLPLQVFETCDGGKTLWRIREGPRLSLDSRAVIDAKGKLHRRQIQTAAQVNTRAQSDASEAGEEQRRSTSVVVRLMGLEGLPSHRHEGGAETDGAKLRRSSSESRVRKDPSCNGFVDVCSIQNELPAPAKSEQISTEEFFKSVSLAKFNLNNTRKAMPPSKNAQLPRKVFDAEDFYPDPKRPGTLYGEIEKRLRMRGIHEPAKDMETVKQILEALQLKGLLHSNPSHVVNGRRSSYNNQRRIQEDAPIVIMKPVTKPLRGPTSELPTLPPKSGAARQAPPLLRRERSPVDRLVSVGNGRRNREPKSSERPSSPVNRRPQNTVVHKSLQTQRRTSPGVSPKSSPKRLGPDSLAIRSPRSRRLTDPSSEERAHSLAEDDNSTTFSKNSSIASSQLDIMRPKAEEYRGRNILERCDKLVHSIAAFTGTVQSTESNLQPSPVSVLDSLAFLSEEGSPSPLTKRSIDFKDLLTEDREESQWSSIESTIGGEADGGPEGVDPDYAYVCEVVRACDRYGDACASVYAILEKRRAGDSCKAGRPHRRLIFDTVAEILNRMRQVYPWDAFSRVVSSPPAPRRVEVLLRRVWTDIRHLRELASEAECGMEDAAVGGAVRKDIDGRRTGDGWSRPGPELSDTVLQIERLIFKDLVAETIRDLATARRLVPRRKLEF